One window of Nicotiana tomentosiformis chromosome 11, ASM39032v3, whole genome shotgun sequence genomic DNA carries:
- the LOC138901670 gene encoding uncharacterized protein, with the protein MPSGETLRQAIRTIPLTKNEVEYEALIAGLELARGLNSAVIEIKCDSQLVVNQIYGIFDSKEERMQQYVIKVQALLARFSEWSITHIVREDNVEADALANLGSSMEIKGSESRMVVQLMTSVLDTNGYYEMNSASLVWDWRNELINYLEHRKLPDDPKASQGLRTKAARYSFKKGQLYRKLFQGPLARCLGASEADYVMREIHEGICGNHSGTKSLVLKSVRAGYYWPRMEQDAKDFVRKCDKCQRYASLAHQPKEPLQFYPRGRS; encoded by the coding sequence ATGCCTTCAGGGGAAACTTTAAGGCAAGCTATCCGAACAATTCCTTTAACTAAAAATGAagtagagtatgaagctttgattgcagggctcgaattggcccggggacttaATTCCGCGGTTatcgaaatcaaatgcgactcacagctggtggtaaatcaaatTTATGGGATCTTTGAttccaaagaagaacgtatgcaacaatacgtgataaaggtccaggctcttttggcACGATTCTCTGAGTGGTCAATCACTCATATCGTGAGAGAGGATAATGTAGAAgcagatgcattagcaaacttaggttcatcgatgGAGATAAAGGGATCAGAGTCTAGAATGGTGGTACAACTGATGACTTCAGTCCTTGATACGAATGGTTACTATGAAATGAATTCGGCcagtctggtctgggactggagaaacgaaCTAATCAACTACCTCGAGCACAGAAAGTTGCCTGACGATCCTAAAGCGTCACAAGGTTTACGCACTaaagctgcacgttatagcttcaagaaaggccaattgtatagaaaattatttcaaggcccgttggcccggtgtttaggagcatcagaagctgactatgtcatgagagaaatccacgaagggatatgcggtaATCACTCAGGCACAAAGTCTTTGGTGCTGAAATCggtacgggcaggatattattggccccgcatggaacaagacgccaaagattttgtacgaaaatgtgataagtgccaacgctatgcATCATTAGCACATCAACCGAAAGAACCCTTACAGTTCTATCCccgtggtcgttcatg
- the LOC138901671 gene encoding uncharacterized protein — MSETTIPGDTSNVAKAVSYDVNHPYHLNNSDSPGMTLVNIVFDRRGYPRWRRSILLSLSAKKKLGFINGAYQSPDLKSPDHEQWSCVNDMVISYILNTLSKDIADIVIYSKNAKELWDSLEQRFGRPNGSKLYHLQNELS; from the coding sequence ATGTCTGAAACAACTATCCCCGGTGATACCAGTAATGTTGCAAAGGCAGTCAGCTATGATGTCAATCATCCTTATCATCTTAACAATTCTGATTCTCCTGGGATGACTCTAGTCAACATTGTGTTTGATAGAAGAGGATATCCAAGATGGAGGAGATCTATTCTATTATCTTTATCAGCCAAGAAAAAACTTGGTTTCATCAATGGAGCTTATCAATCTCCAGATCTGAAGTCTCCAGATCATGAGCAATGGAGTTGTGTCAATGACATGGTGATATCTTACATTCTGAATACTCTCTCTAAGGATATTGCAGACATTGTAATATACTCCAAAAATGCGAAAGAGCTTTGGGACAGTCTGGAGCAGAGATTTGGAAGACCAAATGGATCCAAGTTATATCATCTGCAAAATGAGCTATCATGA
- the LOC104112690 gene encoding glucan endo-1,3-beta-glucosidase 3-like, with the protein MTLLIMATAASKLIFFLFLSILLITCILGKSPAKDFEHKEVEREKEQIFHLSRKELVELLPVKAAKHDLIDPPTVYPTTPVTTPNNVPPDNSAPTIVTVPATNPNSGFPNPGSTPLAVPSTTPVSVPNTNPVNSPLPITNPVTTPSTNPPVSNPVTTNPSPPVGGVPVITPVTPPATTNAPIAPGQSWCVAKNGAMETALQSALDYACGMGGANCLAIQQGGSCYNPNTMQNHASYAFNSYFQKNPTQTSCDFGGTAMITNSNPSTGSCIFPNSASSTSSPVTSTPTITTPSAGTAVPTTSSTTGVAVPGTGAPPTVLNASNPALGEMPTGFGDTIPPTVTTSTSMSSSLKPFISCIILFAVKFVLDI; encoded by the exons ATGACTCTCCTCATAATGGCTACAGCAGCTTCTAAACTGATCTTTTTCCTCTTCTTGTCTATTCTCCTTATTACCTGCATTCTTG GGAAATCACCAGCCAAAGACTTTGAGCACAAAGAGGTAGAAAGGGAAAAAGAACAAATTTTCCACTTGTCCCGTAAAGAATTGGTTGAATTATTACCCGTTAAAGCAGCTAAACATGACTTGATAGATCCACCAACTGTCTATCCTACAACTCCTGTCACGACTCCAAATAATGTTCCTCCAGATAATTCAGCTCCGACGATTGTTACTGTCCCTGCTACAAATCCTAACTCTGGATTTCCAAATCCTGGGTCGACACCTCTAGCTGTTCCTTCTACTACTCCTGTTTCTGTCCCAAACACAAATCCTGTCAATTCACCATTACCAATAACCAATCCAGTTACCACCCCGAGCACAAATCCACCGGTGAGTAATCCTGTAACGACAAATCCGTCACCACCTGTAGGTGGTGTTCCTGTCATCACTCCAGTAACACCTCCTGCTACGACGAATGCACCTATTGCTCCAGGGCAGAGCTGGTGTGTTGCAAAGAATGGAGCAATGGAGACTGCCCTTCAGTCAGCACTTGATTATGCTTGTGGAATGGGAGGTGCAAATTGCTTGGCCATCCAACAGGGTGGCAGTTGTTACAATCCTAATACTATGCAAAATCATGCATCTTATGCCTTCAATAGTTATTTTCAAAAGAATCCAACACAAACCAGCTGTGATTTTGGGGGTACTGCTATGATTACCAATTCGAATCCAA GCACTGGTTCTTGCATTTTTCCGAATTCGGCATCTTCAACTTCATCGCCTGTGACATCTACTCCAACAATCACAACTCCATCTGCTGGAACAGCAGTGCCAACGACATCATCAACAACAGGGGTTGCAGTACCAGG CACCGGAGCACCTCCAACGGTGTTGAATGCGAGCAATCCTGCTTTGGGAGAAATGCCCACAGGCTTCGGTGATACCATCCCTCCAACTGTTACCACGTCGACATCCATGTCGAGTAGTTTGAAACCCTTTATCAGCTGCATCATTCTGTTTGCTGTCAAGTTTGTTTTGGATATCTGA